The sequence below is a genomic window from Leisingera sp. M658.
AGGGACCAGCGGTTCGGGCACGTCAAAGAAAGGGGAGGCATTCAGCCGTTCGGCCACATAGTCATGGTTGGCCAGCCCGTCGCGCACCCGGCGCGCCAGTTCCGGCAGCTGCGGGCGGATCACCGCGGCGGACAGGTTGCTCATCCGCAGGTTATACAGCGGCAGCTGGTTCTGCCACTTGGCAAAGGCCTGCTCCAGATCGGGGGTGTTTTCCCCATGCGGACCTTTATGCTTTTTCCAATTGTGCTCATAGGCGCCGGACATGATCACGGCGCGAGCGATCAGGTCAGCGTCGTCGGTGATCAGGATACCGCCTTCGCCGGCGTTGACCATCTTGTAGGACTGGAACGAGAAGCAGCCGGCCTTACCGATGGTGCCGATATTCCGGCCGTTCCAAGTGGTGCCCAGCGAATGGGCCGCGTCTTCGACCACCGGGATGCCGCGGGCACCGCACAGCGCCATGATCGCATCCATATCAGAGGTATGGCCGCGCATGTGGCTGATGATCACCGCCTGCACGCTGTCCAGCCTGGCCTCAAAGTCACCCATGTCGATACGGTAGTTGTCGCCGACCTCACACAGGACCGGCACGCAGTCGGCATGAACCACCGACGACGGTACGGCGGCGAAGGTGAAGGCGGGGATCAGCACGCGCGCGTCGCGCGGCAGGCCAAGC
It includes:
- a CDS encoding DegT/DnrJ/EryC1/StrS aminotransferase family protein; translated protein: MALPPNVHDAEPIPAAALEAIEALMQSGDLFRYTAPENAPVTLLEQEYADLLGSKYALAVSSCSAALFLSLKALGLPRDARVLIPAFTFAAVPSSVVHADCVPVLCEVGDNYRIDMGDFEARLDSVQAVIISHMRGHTSDMDAIMALCGARGIPVVEDAAHSLGTTWNGRNIGTIGKAGCFSFQSYKMVNAGEGGILITDDADLIARAVIMSGAYEHNWKKHKGPHGENTPDLEQAFAKWQNQLPLYNLRMSNLSAAVIRPQLPELARRVRDGLANHDYVAERLNASPFFDVPEPLVPERRAPDSIQFNLAGLSEAQTRAFASAAEAKGVKVQVFGLSTDNARAFWNWQFLRDQPDLPQTRAMLMKACDVRLPVRLPQAELDVIADILLSAVEETMAKAAA